The following coding sequences are from one Capsicum annuum cultivar UCD-10X-F1 chromosome 3, UCD10Xv1.1, whole genome shotgun sequence window:
- the LOC107863791 gene encoding protein NETWORKED 1D isoform X1, producing the protein MTTLLHQDSRRMYSWWWDSHISPKNSRWLQENLTDMDAKVKGMIKLINEDADSFARRAEMYYKKRPELMKFVEEFYRAYRALAERYDHATGVIRHAHRTMTDLGLGDDSPAGSDPQTPDLTPMLGLFEPDELQKDAVGVAASHTHDLKSNGAFSDESVMKKKVFKQRNNLFGSGDQGRFADGRVRKVLNFSEAEEKGVQNNETNSFQTRTLPDSERMVESEEILMLKKALAQVEAEKEAGLIQYQQTLEKLSHLESEVSRAREDSRGFGEQASKAEAEAQTLRDALSALGAEKEANLQQYQKSLDRISELENTVSHAQENSVAVGERASKAELEAQSLREDLAKVAAEKDEALKQYMQSLEMIAKLENKLQCAEDDAKKLTERAEKAESEIELLKQDILKLTGEKEAAALQLQQCLETISTLEHKLSCAKEEAQRLNAEINDGVAKLEGAEERCLLLERSNKSLHSELESLTVKMGVQSQELTEKQKELGSLWTCVQEERLRFVEAETAFQTLQHLHAKAQEEMRSLASELQNRLQVLRDLETHNQTLQGEVQKVKEENKNLSEINVSSAISMSGMQNQISSLSEEKGKLEVEVELRMDQRNALQQEIYCLKEELKDHNKKLLSILTQVQAVGLDPECFESSVKELQDEKSNLKETCEKERSEKVALLEKLQVFEELLEKNSILENSLSDLCAELEAVRGSLKTLENSFQSLQEEKSALLGDKATLTSELQVTIENLEKVSSKNTVLENSLSDAHAELQSLKVKSKSLEESCEVLGKEKEDLGREKENLFSQLQAAQVALHDLEGRYSGLEQRHSTLEKEKESTLHALEELRISLDVKNCEHDSFVHMTGVQLAGMESEMHILQEECQLRKQDFDKLLEKAIESDILNFTLNTSSLDLEGKGCSLLSDYQKLFEASALSKTLISDLKQKNVEQKMEMTSLFDQVSVLRNGIFKLLKALDIVPNHACQDMKDQVHLDHILHRVEVSKESFCKTEEENHRRAIQMNVLVTFLEQLKIEVQALDAEKTIISQESNFKSEQLLALQSEAAALNEVSKELKLKIREKDHTEELLGIENCNLAKALQLAEDELKTVKSMMDQLNFQLNVGKNLLSGKDTELEGMEQKLYLTETEKAVLHQILKNEAAALKEGSEKLKLIITEKDHRGELLEIENCNLVKAFQLVEDELKTVKSMKDHLNLQVNVGKNLLSEKDTELQVMGQKLYLTETEKAVLHQILMSEVTALKEDSEELKLQIKEKEQRGELLEIDNCNLTKALQLAEDELKTVKSRTDQLNLQVNAGKNLLSEKDTELQGMEQKLYLTETEKAVLHQILKNLSRELIGSKIIIEDQEKKILKLCADSSQLRTENARLFESSQLLQEGLQQSLGELEKLKMQEEVLHSELQKQLNEIVTWKLEMDVLLGELQISMFYNILSEQKIHELAEACQSFDVQITSKDKDIKLLKEKVSTLGTENEDLNTQLAAYGPAIFSLNQCISSLEKHSYLHGKSKYPDNEDTKDIVVAHPADSPHWKDNENAVATEAFSDLRELEIRVQAVEKALVEMEQLVMQENVNTHSKLQAAMQQIEELKSESSLRRRNSAPKSEIFEGENGILTKDIMLDHVSESSSYRNGRREQAETNSLVFDLWDTTTVGKIKLDDTPNAENDIYFNERVISVKKKCQRPASDVIGEKDLGEGKLNVSKRSTESIQEGNKRKVLQRLDSDVQKLTNLQITVLDLKRELEITEKGKRGKAVAESETLKGQLNEAEAAIHKLFNLTSKLMKNMEDSFGSADVKSALEPEEEIGNVSWRRISEQARRISEKIGRLQLEVQKLQFVLLKLNDESKGNNRVPETKRRVLLRDYLYGGVRKNKQRKKAPFCACIQPPTQGD; encoded by the exons ATGACAACTTTATTGCATCAAGATTCTCGACGTATGTACTCTTGGTGGTGGGATAGTCACATTAGCCCGAAAAACTCAAGATGGCTTCAGGAAAATCTCACAG ATATGGATGCCAAGGTTAAAGGAATGATCAAACTCATAAATGAAGATGCTGATTCTTTTGCAAGAAGAGCAGAGATGTACTATAAGAAACGTCCAGAGTTAATGAAATTTGTTGAAGAATTCTATAGAGCATACCGAGCATTGGCTGAAAGATATGATCATGCAACTGGGGTGATCCGGCACGCCCACCGGACCATGACAGATTTAGGACTTGGGGACGATTCACCTGCAGGTTCTGATCCTCAAACACCGGACCTAACCCCAATGCTTGGTCTTTTTGAACCTGATGAGCTACAGAAAGATGCTGTTGGAGTGGCTGCATCTCATACTCATGATCTCAAGAGCAATGGAGCATtctcagatgagtcagtgatgaaaaaaaaagtgttcaAGCAGCGCAATAATTTGTTTGGATCTGGAGACCAGGGAAGGTTTGCTGACGGAAGGGTTAGGAAGGTTCTGAATTTTAGCGAGGCAGAGGAGAAAGGAGTGCAGAACAATGAGACCAACAGTTTTCAAACTCGGACACTTCCAGATTCAGAGCGCATGGTTGAATCTGAGGAGATTTTGATGTTAAAGAAAGCTCTTGCCCAAGTGGAAGCTGAGAAAGAAGCAGGCCTTATCCAGTACCAGCAGACGTTGGAAAAATTATCTCACCTGGAGTCAGAAGTATCTCGTGCCAGAGAAGATTCCAGAGGGTTTGGTGAACAAGCAAGCAAAGCTGAAGCTGAAGCCCAGACCTTAAGGGATGCACTTTCTGCATTGGGAGCTGAAAAAGAAGCTAACCTTCAGCAGTATCAGAAGTCCTTAGACAGGATTTCTGAGTTGGAGAATACCGTGTCCCATGCTCAAGAAAACTCTGTTGCAGTTGGTGAAAGAGCTAGCAAGGCTGAACTTGAAGCCCAATCTTTAAGAGAAGATCTTGCAAAGGTAGCAGCTGAAAAAGATGAAGCTCTTAAGCAGTACATGCAATCTCTTGAGATGATAGCAAAGCTGGAGAACAAATTGCAGTGTGCCGAAGACGATGCGAAAAAGTTAACTGAGAGAGCTGAAAAAGCAGAAAGTGAGATTGAACTTCTCAAACAAGACATCCTAAAATTAACTGGGGAAAAAGAAGCTGCAGCTCTGCAGCTCCAGCAATGCTTGGAAACCATCTCCACTCTAGAGCATAAGCTTTCTTGTGCCAAGGAGGAGGCCCAAAGGTTGAATGCAGAGATCAATGATGGAGTTGCCAAGTTAGAAGGTGCAGAAGAGCGCTGTCTTTTGTTAGAAAGATCCAATAAATCTCTTCACTCAGAGTTGGAATCTCTGACAGTGAAGATGGGTGTGCAAAGTCAAGAGCTTACAGAAAAACAGAAGGAATTGGGATCGTTGTGGACTTGTGTACAAGAAGAACGTTTGCGTTTTGTGGAGGCTgaaactgctttccaaactctGCAGCATCTTCATGCCAAAGCTCAGGAAGAAATGAGGTCTCTTGCTTCAGAGCTTCAGAACCGGTTACAGGTGTTAAGGGATTTAGAAACTCATAATCAAACATTGCAGGGTGAAGTCCAGAAGGTTAAAGAGGAGAACAAGAACCTCAGTGAGATAAATGTATCGTCAGCTATATCCATGAGTGGTATGCAAAATCAGATATCTAGCTTAAGTGAAGAGAAGGGGAAACTCGAGGTAGAGGTTGAGCTTCGAATGGACCAAAGAAATGCTCTTCAACAAGAAATCTACTGCCTTAAGGAAGAACTTAAGGATCACAACAAGAAGCTGTTATCTATTTTGACACAGGTGCAGGCAGTGGGCCTTGACCCAGAATGCTTTGAATCATCCGTGAAGGAGCTGCAGGATGAAAAGTCAAACCTCAAAGAAACCTGTGAGAAGGAAAGAAGTGAAAAAGTAGCTCTTCTGGAGAAGCTACAAGTGTTCGAAGAGCTTCTTGAGAAAAACTCCATCCTGGAAAATTCACTGTCAGATTTGTGTGCTGAACTAGAAGCTGTGAGAGGCAGTttaaagacattagaaaactcttTTCAATCTCTTCAAGAGGAGAAATCTGCTCTTCTCGGTGACAAAGCTACTTTAACAAGTGAGCTACAGGTGACCATTGAGAATCTGGAAAAAGTCTCATCTAAGAATACTGTTCTGGAGAATTCCCTTTCTGATGCCCATGCTGAACttcaaagcttaaaggtaaaatCAAAGAGCTTAGAGGAATCATGTGAAGTACTAGGCAAAGAGAAAGAAGATCTTGGCCGTGAAAAGGAAAACCTATTTTCTCAGTTGCAAGCTGCACAAGTTGCGCTGCATGATCTGGAGGGAAGGTATTCAGGACTGGAACAAAGGCATTCAACCTTGGAGAAAGAGAAGGAATCGACACTTCATGCATTAGAAGAGCTGAGGATTTCTTTGGATGTAAAAAACTGTGAACATGACAGTTTTGTCCACATGACTGGGGTACAGTTGGCTGGCATGGAATCAGAGATGCATATTTTGCAGGAAGAATGTCAATTAAGAAAGCAAGATTTTGATAAGCTTCTAGAAAAAGCTATTGAGTCTGACATTCTCAACTTCACCTTAAATACATCTTCCCTAGATCTTGAAGGAAAGGGTTGTTCTTTGCTGAGCGATTATCAGAAACTTTTTGAAGCATCTGCATTATCTAAAACTCTGATTTCTGATTTAAAGCAGAAGAATGTTGAACAAAAAATGGAAATGACCTCCTTGTTTGATCAAGTTAGTGTTCTGAGAAATGggatattcaagttgctgaaggCTCTTGACATTGTTCCAAACCATGCATGTCAGGACATGAAAGACCAAGTACATCTTGACCATATTTTACATAGAGTTGAAGTCTCTAAAGAATCCTTCTGCAAAACTGAGGAAGAAAATCACCGGAGGGCTATTCAGATGAATGTTCTTGTCACATTTCTGGAGCAATTAAAAATAGAGGTGCAGGCTCTTGATGCTGAAAAAACAATTATTAGCCAGGAGTCGAATTTCAAATCGGAGCAATTGTTGGCGTTGCAGAGTGAAGCTGCTGCACTCAACGAGGTTAGTAaagaactgaagttgaaaataagGGAGAAAGATCATACAGAGGAACTGCTAGGCATTGAAAATTGTAACCTGGCAAAAGCATTGCAGTTGGCAGAAGATGAGTTGAAGACTGTTAAAAGTATGATGGATCAGCTCAATTTTCAATTAAATGTTGGCAAAAATCTGTTGTCTGGGAAGGACACTGAGCTTGAGGGAATGGAACAGAAGCTTTATCTTACTGAAACTGAGAAAGCTGTGTTGCATCAAATTTTGAAGAATGAAGCTGCTGCACTCAAAGAGGGTAGTGAAAAGTTGAAACTGATAATAACGGAGAAAGATCATAGAGGGGAGCTgttagaaattgaaaattgtaaTCTGGTAAAAGCATTTCAGTTGGTAGAAGATGAGTTGAAGACTGTTAAAAGTATGAAGGATCATCTCAATCTTCAAGTAAATGTTGGCAAAAATCTGTTGTCTGAGAAGGACACTGAGCTTCAGGTTATGGGACAGAAGCTTTACCTTACTGAAACTGAGAAAGCGGTGTTGCATCAAATTTTGATGAGTGAAGTCACTGCACTCAAAGAGGATAGTGAAGAACTGAAATTGCAAATAAAGGAGAAAGAACAGAGAGGGGAACTgctagaaattgataattgtaACCTGACAAAAGCATTGCAGTTGGCAGAAGATGAGTTGAAGACTGTCAAAAGTAGGACGGATCAGCTCAATCTTCAAGTAAATGCTGGCAAAAATCTGTTGTCTGAGAAGGATACTGAGCTTCAGGGAATGGAACAAAAGCTTTATCTTACTGAAACTGAGAAAGCTGTGTTGCATCAAATTTTGAAGAACTTGAGCAGAGAACTTATTGGGAGTAAAATAATTATAGAGGACCAAGAAAAGAAGATCCTGAAGTTGTGTGCTGACAGTAGCCAACTGCGCACAGAAAATGCACGGCTTTTTGAGTCCAGTCAGTTATTGCAGGAAGGACTTCAGCAATCGCTTGGAGAGCTTGAGAAGCTAAAGATGCAAGAGGAAGTCTTGCACTCTGAGCTCCAGAAGCAATTGAATGAGATTGTGACATGGAAGTTAGAGATGGACGTGCTTTTAGGCGAGTTGCAGATCTCAATGTTCTATAATATCCTTTCGGAGCAGAAGATTCATGAGCTTGCAGAAGCATGTCAAAGCTTCGATGTCCAAATCACTTCTAAGGATAAGGACATTAAACTTCTGAAAGAAAAAGTGAGCACTTTGGGTACTGAAAATGAAGACCTTAACACTCAGTTAGCGGCATATGGACCTGCAATCTTCTCTTTGAACCAGTGCATTTCATCCCTAGAGAAGCACTCCTATTTGCATGGGAAATCCAAATATCCTGATAATGAGGACACTAAG GATATTGTAGTAGCGCATCCAGCTGACAGCCCTCATTGGAAGGATAATGAAAATGCTGTAGCAACTGAAGCATTTTCTGATCTGCGTGAATTGGAAATAAGGGTTCAAGCTGTTGAGAAGGCATTGGTTGAAATGGAGCAGCTTGTAATGCAAGAAAATGTGAACACGCATAGCAAACTACAGGCTGCAATGCAACAGATTGAGGAGTTAAAGTCCGAGAGCAGCCTGCGCAGAAGAAATTCAGCACCTAAATCTGAAATCTTTGAGGGAGAAAACGGAATTTTGACCAAGGACATCATGCTCGACCATGTGTCCGAGTCTTCATCCTATAGAAATGGCAGGAGAGAACAGGCTGAGACGAATAGTCTAGTTTTTGACCTATGGGATACTACCACTGTTGGTAAAATAAAGTTGGATGATACTCCAAATGCTGAAAATGATATTTATTTCAATGAACGTGTTATATCAGTGAAGAAAAAGTGCCAACGTCCTGCCTCGGATGTGATAGGTGAAAAGGATTTGGGTGAGGGCAAATTGAACGTCTCAAAGAGATCAACGGAGTCCATTCAAGAGGGAAACAAGAGGAAGGTCTTACAGAGGCTTGATTCTGATGTGCAGAAATTAACTAACCTTCAGATCACAGTACTAGACTTGAAGAGGGAACTTGAGATTACTGAAAAGGGAAAAAGGGGTAAAGCTGTAGCTGAATCAGAAACTCTCAAAGGACAGCTAAATGAAGCTGAGGCTGCTATTCACAAGTTGTTTAATCTTACAAGTAAGTTGATGAAGAACATGGAAGACAGCTTTGGTTCTGCTGATGTGAAATCTGCACTGGAGCCAGAAGAAGAGATTGGAAATGTTAGTTGGAGGAGAATTTCAGAACAGGCACGAAGAATATCTGAGAAAATTGGGCGGTTGCAATTAGAAGTTCAGAAGTTGCAGTTTGTTTTACTGAAGCTCAACGATGAAAGCAAAGGTAATAACAGGGTCCCAGAGACAAAAAGAAGGGTTCTGCTGCGAGATTATCTTTACGGTGGGGTTAGAAAAAACAAGCAGCGAAAGAAAGCACCATTTTGTGCTTGCATCCAGCCTCCAACTCAGGGAGATTGA
- the LOC107863791 gene encoding protein NETWORKED 1D isoform X2: protein MTTLLHQDSRRMYSWWWDSHISPKNSRWLQENLTDMDAKVKGMIKLINEDADSFARRAEMYYKKRPELMKFVEEFYRAYRALAERYDHATGVIRHAHRTMTDLGLGDDSPAGSDPQTPDLTPMLGLFEPDELQKDAVGVAASHTHDLKSNGAFSDESVMKKKVFKQRNNLFGSGDQGRFADGRVRKVLNFSEAEEKGVQNNETNSFQTRTLPDSERMVESEEILMLKKALAQVEAEKEAGLIQYQQTLEKLSHLESEVSRAREDSRGFGEQASKAEAEAQTLRDALSALGAEKEANLQQYQKSLDRISELENTVSHAQENSVAVGERASKAELEAQSLREDLAKVAAEKDEALKQYMQSLEMIAKLENKLQCAEDDAKKLTERAEKAESEIELLKQDILKLTGEKEAAALQLQQCLETISTLEHKLSCAKEEAQRLNAEINDGVAKLEGAEERCLLLERSNKSLHSELESLTVKMGVQSQELTEKQKELGSLWTCVQEERLRFVEAETAFQTLQHLHAKAQEEMRSLASELQNRLQVLRDLETHNQTLQGEVQKVKEENKNLSEINVSSAISMSGMQNQISSLSEEKGKLEVEVELRMDQRNALQQEIYCLKEELKDHNKKLLSILTQVQAVGLDPECFESSVKELQDEKSNLKETCEKERSEKVALLEKLQVFEELLEKNSILENSLSDLCAELEAVRGSLKTLENSFQSLQEEKSALLGDKATLTSELQVTIENLEKVSSKNTVLENSLSDAHAELQSLKVKSKSLEESCEVLGKEKEDLGREKENLFSQLQAAQVALHDLEGRYSGLEQRHSTLEKEKESTLHALEELRISLDVKNCEHDSFVHMTGVQLAGMESEMHILQEECQLRKQDFDKLLEKAIESDILNFTLNTSSLDLEGKGCSLLSDYQKLFEASALSKTLISDLKQKNVEQKMEMTSLFDQVSVLRNGIFKLLKALDIVPNHACQDMKDQVHLDHILHRVEVSKESFCKTEEENHRRAIQMNVLVTFLEQLKIEVQALDAEKTIISQESNFKSEQLLALQSEAAALNEVSKELKLKIREKDHTEELLGIENCNLAKALQLAEDELKTVKSMMDQLNFQLNVGKNLLSGKDTELEGMEQKLYLTETEKAVLHQILKNEAAALKEGSEKLKLIITEKDHRGELLEIENCNLVKAFQLVEDELKTVKSMKDHLNLQVNVGKNLLSEKDTELQVMGQKLYLTETEKAVLHQILMSEVTALKEDSEELKLQIKEKEQRGELLEIDNCNLTKALQLAEDELKTVKSRTDQLNLQVNAGKNLLSEKDTELQGMEQKLYLTETEKAVLHQILKNLSRELIGSKIIIEDQEKKILKLCADSSQLRTENARLFESSQLLQEGLQQSLGELEKLKMQEEVLHSELQKQLNEIVTWKLEMDVLLGELQISMFYNILSEQKIHELAEACQSFDVQITSKDKDIKLLKEKVSTLGTENEDLNTQLAAYGPAIFSLNQCISSLEKHSYLHGKSKYPDNEDTKIAWNLFQQLCHLLSSPSIRVR, encoded by the exons ATGACAACTTTATTGCATCAAGATTCTCGACGTATGTACTCTTGGTGGTGGGATAGTCACATTAGCCCGAAAAACTCAAGATGGCTTCAGGAAAATCTCACAG ATATGGATGCCAAGGTTAAAGGAATGATCAAACTCATAAATGAAGATGCTGATTCTTTTGCAAGAAGAGCAGAGATGTACTATAAGAAACGTCCAGAGTTAATGAAATTTGTTGAAGAATTCTATAGAGCATACCGAGCATTGGCTGAAAGATATGATCATGCAACTGGGGTGATCCGGCACGCCCACCGGACCATGACAGATTTAGGACTTGGGGACGATTCACCTGCAGGTTCTGATCCTCAAACACCGGACCTAACCCCAATGCTTGGTCTTTTTGAACCTGATGAGCTACAGAAAGATGCTGTTGGAGTGGCTGCATCTCATACTCATGATCTCAAGAGCAATGGAGCATtctcagatgagtcagtgatgaaaaaaaaagtgttcaAGCAGCGCAATAATTTGTTTGGATCTGGAGACCAGGGAAGGTTTGCTGACGGAAGGGTTAGGAAGGTTCTGAATTTTAGCGAGGCAGAGGAGAAAGGAGTGCAGAACAATGAGACCAACAGTTTTCAAACTCGGACACTTCCAGATTCAGAGCGCATGGTTGAATCTGAGGAGATTTTGATGTTAAAGAAAGCTCTTGCCCAAGTGGAAGCTGAGAAAGAAGCAGGCCTTATCCAGTACCAGCAGACGTTGGAAAAATTATCTCACCTGGAGTCAGAAGTATCTCGTGCCAGAGAAGATTCCAGAGGGTTTGGTGAACAAGCAAGCAAAGCTGAAGCTGAAGCCCAGACCTTAAGGGATGCACTTTCTGCATTGGGAGCTGAAAAAGAAGCTAACCTTCAGCAGTATCAGAAGTCCTTAGACAGGATTTCTGAGTTGGAGAATACCGTGTCCCATGCTCAAGAAAACTCTGTTGCAGTTGGTGAAAGAGCTAGCAAGGCTGAACTTGAAGCCCAATCTTTAAGAGAAGATCTTGCAAAGGTAGCAGCTGAAAAAGATGAAGCTCTTAAGCAGTACATGCAATCTCTTGAGATGATAGCAAAGCTGGAGAACAAATTGCAGTGTGCCGAAGACGATGCGAAAAAGTTAACTGAGAGAGCTGAAAAAGCAGAAAGTGAGATTGAACTTCTCAAACAAGACATCCTAAAATTAACTGGGGAAAAAGAAGCTGCAGCTCTGCAGCTCCAGCAATGCTTGGAAACCATCTCCACTCTAGAGCATAAGCTTTCTTGTGCCAAGGAGGAGGCCCAAAGGTTGAATGCAGAGATCAATGATGGAGTTGCCAAGTTAGAAGGTGCAGAAGAGCGCTGTCTTTTGTTAGAAAGATCCAATAAATCTCTTCACTCAGAGTTGGAATCTCTGACAGTGAAGATGGGTGTGCAAAGTCAAGAGCTTACAGAAAAACAGAAGGAATTGGGATCGTTGTGGACTTGTGTACAAGAAGAACGTTTGCGTTTTGTGGAGGCTgaaactgctttccaaactctGCAGCATCTTCATGCCAAAGCTCAGGAAGAAATGAGGTCTCTTGCTTCAGAGCTTCAGAACCGGTTACAGGTGTTAAGGGATTTAGAAACTCATAATCAAACATTGCAGGGTGAAGTCCAGAAGGTTAAAGAGGAGAACAAGAACCTCAGTGAGATAAATGTATCGTCAGCTATATCCATGAGTGGTATGCAAAATCAGATATCTAGCTTAAGTGAAGAGAAGGGGAAACTCGAGGTAGAGGTTGAGCTTCGAATGGACCAAAGAAATGCTCTTCAACAAGAAATCTACTGCCTTAAGGAAGAACTTAAGGATCACAACAAGAAGCTGTTATCTATTTTGACACAGGTGCAGGCAGTGGGCCTTGACCCAGAATGCTTTGAATCATCCGTGAAGGAGCTGCAGGATGAAAAGTCAAACCTCAAAGAAACCTGTGAGAAGGAAAGAAGTGAAAAAGTAGCTCTTCTGGAGAAGCTACAAGTGTTCGAAGAGCTTCTTGAGAAAAACTCCATCCTGGAAAATTCACTGTCAGATTTGTGTGCTGAACTAGAAGCTGTGAGAGGCAGTttaaagacattagaaaactcttTTCAATCTCTTCAAGAGGAGAAATCTGCTCTTCTCGGTGACAAAGCTACTTTAACAAGTGAGCTACAGGTGACCATTGAGAATCTGGAAAAAGTCTCATCTAAGAATACTGTTCTGGAGAATTCCCTTTCTGATGCCCATGCTGAACttcaaagcttaaaggtaaaatCAAAGAGCTTAGAGGAATCATGTGAAGTACTAGGCAAAGAGAAAGAAGATCTTGGCCGTGAAAAGGAAAACCTATTTTCTCAGTTGCAAGCTGCACAAGTTGCGCTGCATGATCTGGAGGGAAGGTATTCAGGACTGGAACAAAGGCATTCAACCTTGGAGAAAGAGAAGGAATCGACACTTCATGCATTAGAAGAGCTGAGGATTTCTTTGGATGTAAAAAACTGTGAACATGACAGTTTTGTCCACATGACTGGGGTACAGTTGGCTGGCATGGAATCAGAGATGCATATTTTGCAGGAAGAATGTCAATTAAGAAAGCAAGATTTTGATAAGCTTCTAGAAAAAGCTATTGAGTCTGACATTCTCAACTTCACCTTAAATACATCTTCCCTAGATCTTGAAGGAAAGGGTTGTTCTTTGCTGAGCGATTATCAGAAACTTTTTGAAGCATCTGCATTATCTAAAACTCTGATTTCTGATTTAAAGCAGAAGAATGTTGAACAAAAAATGGAAATGACCTCCTTGTTTGATCAAGTTAGTGTTCTGAGAAATGggatattcaagttgctgaaggCTCTTGACATTGTTCCAAACCATGCATGTCAGGACATGAAAGACCAAGTACATCTTGACCATATTTTACATAGAGTTGAAGTCTCTAAAGAATCCTTCTGCAAAACTGAGGAAGAAAATCACCGGAGGGCTATTCAGATGAATGTTCTTGTCACATTTCTGGAGCAATTAAAAATAGAGGTGCAGGCTCTTGATGCTGAAAAAACAATTATTAGCCAGGAGTCGAATTTCAAATCGGAGCAATTGTTGGCGTTGCAGAGTGAAGCTGCTGCACTCAACGAGGTTAGTAaagaactgaagttgaaaataagGGAGAAAGATCATACAGAGGAACTGCTAGGCATTGAAAATTGTAACCTGGCAAAAGCATTGCAGTTGGCAGAAGATGAGTTGAAGACTGTTAAAAGTATGATGGATCAGCTCAATTTTCAATTAAATGTTGGCAAAAATCTGTTGTCTGGGAAGGACACTGAGCTTGAGGGAATGGAACAGAAGCTTTATCTTACTGAAACTGAGAAAGCTGTGTTGCATCAAATTTTGAAGAATGAAGCTGCTGCACTCAAAGAGGGTAGTGAAAAGTTGAAACTGATAATAACGGAGAAAGATCATAGAGGGGAGCTgttagaaattgaaaattgtaaTCTGGTAAAAGCATTTCAGTTGGTAGAAGATGAGTTGAAGACTGTTAAAAGTATGAAGGATCATCTCAATCTTCAAGTAAATGTTGGCAAAAATCTGTTGTCTGAGAAGGACACTGAGCTTCAGGTTATGGGACAGAAGCTTTACCTTACTGAAACTGAGAAAGCGGTGTTGCATCAAATTTTGATGAGTGAAGTCACTGCACTCAAAGAGGATAGTGAAGAACTGAAATTGCAAATAAAGGAGAAAGAACAGAGAGGGGAACTgctagaaattgataattgtaACCTGACAAAAGCATTGCAGTTGGCAGAAGATGAGTTGAAGACTGTCAAAAGTAGGACGGATCAGCTCAATCTTCAAGTAAATGCTGGCAAAAATCTGTTGTCTGAGAAGGATACTGAGCTTCAGGGAATGGAACAAAAGCTTTATCTTACTGAAACTGAGAAAGCTGTGTTGCATCAAATTTTGAAGAACTTGAGCAGAGAACTTATTGGGAGTAAAATAATTATAGAGGACCAAGAAAAGAAGATCCTGAAGTTGTGTGCTGACAGTAGCCAACTGCGCACAGAAAATGCACGGCTTTTTGAGTCCAGTCAGTTATTGCAGGAAGGACTTCAGCAATCGCTTGGAGAGCTTGAGAAGCTAAAGATGCAAGAGGAAGTCTTGCACTCTGAGCTCCAGAAGCAATTGAATGAGATTGTGACATGGAAGTTAGAGATGGACGTGCTTTTAGGCGAGTTGCAGATCTCAATGTTCTATAATATCCTTTCGGAGCAGAAGATTCATGAGCTTGCAGAAGCATGTCAAAGCTTCGATGTCCAAATCACTTCTAAGGATAAGGACATTAAACTTCTGAAAGAAAAAGTGAGCACTTTGGGTACTGAAAATGAAGACCTTAACACTCAGTTAGCGGCATATGGACCTGCAATCTTCTCTTTGAACCAGTGCATTTCATCCCTAGAGAAGCACTCCTATTTGCATGGGAAATCCAAATATCCTGATAATGAGGACACTAAG ATTGCGTGGAATTTATTTCAACAGTTGTGTCATCTTTTATCCTCTCCATCCATCCGCGTGCGGTAA